Proteins encoded in a region of the Apilactobacillus apisilvae genome:
- a CDS encoding ABC transporter ATP-binding protein → MLDKNAPKILEVEGLKQYFNVGKADEVKAVDDISFTVYKGETFGLVGESGSGKTTTGRAISHLYEPTAGKIVFDGEDVSKLKHKQQKQQFRSNIQTIFQDPYASLNPRMKVKDIIAEGIDINHLAKDNEDRNHQVEDLLETVGLNKEHANRYPHEFSGGQRQRIGIARALAVKPKFIIADEPISALDVSIQAQVVNLLKDLQKKRKLTYLFIAHDLSMVKYISDRIGVMHYGRMLEIADADELYKNPLHDYTRSLLSAVPVPDPDYERSREIVDYDPSQEDDDKERKLVEIAPNHYVRAADDEIAMYKERLKDSDK, encoded by the coding sequence ATGTTAGACAAAAATGCTCCTAAGATTTTAGAAGTAGAAGGCTTAAAACAATACTTCAACGTTGGGAAAGCAGATGAAGTTAAAGCGGTAGATGATATTTCATTTACTGTTTATAAGGGTGAAACATTTGGTTTAGTAGGTGAATCCGGTTCTGGTAAAACCACAACTGGTCGTGCTATTAGTCATTTATATGAACCTACTGCTGGTAAAATTGTTTTTGATGGTGAAGATGTTTCTAAATTAAAACACAAACAACAAAAACAACAATTCAGAAGTAATATTCAAACAATTTTCCAAGATCCATATGCTTCTTTAAATCCTCGAATGAAGGTTAAGGACATTATCGCTGAAGGAATTGATATTAATCATTTGGCTAAGGATAATGAAGATCGTAATCATCAAGTTGAAGATTTACTTGAAACTGTTGGTTTAAATAAAGAACATGCTAACCGTTATCCACATGAATTTTCTGGTGGTCAAAGACAACGTATCGGAATTGCACGTGCTTTAGCGGTTAAGCCAAAATTTATTATCGCTGATGAACCTATTTCTGCTTTGGATGTTTCTATTCAAGCTCAAGTAGTTAATTTGTTAAAAGACTTACAAAAGAAACGTAAGTTAACATACTTATTTATTGCCCATGACTTGTCCATGGTGAAATACATTAGTGATCGAATTGGTGTTATGCATTATGGTCGAATGTTAGAAATTGCTGATGCCGATGAATTATACAAAAATCCATTGCATGATTATACAAGAAGTTTATTATCAGCGGTTCCAGTTCCTGATCCAGATTACGAACGCAGTCGTGAGATTGTCGATTATGATCCTAGTCAAGAAGACGATGATAAAGAACGTAAGTTAGTTGAAATTGCACCTAACCATTATGTTCGTGCTGCCGATGATGAAATTGCTATGTATAAAGAACGTTTAAAAGACAGTGATAAATAA
- the helD gene encoding RNA polymerase recycling motor HelD, producing the protein MTDSIREYETKHLKNVLGKIGVAKTEAAQKINRAEKDESAINKNFYNDVRLKTNTYSGMMETSVSIRQQQQMLEERENSWKHATKEYDKLNKMQARPYFARLDFEEAGEGQPETIYIGLGSFADTPDHYLIYDWRAPISSIYYDSKIGKLTYNTPMGTQTVNVTLKRQFQIKDGEIDTIFDTDQVVGDQMLLDNLNGKSSTKMKSIVTTIQSEQNKIIRDTDSDLLFVQGAAGSGKTAAVLQRIAFLLYQYRGKLHSGQVILFSPNQLFNDYVNQVLPELGEQNMVQMTYYQYSSLRVPHMNVETLSERFEEDNSEDGQIRKINNLKNSLDYFKAATAYANHLNTEDMKFKNLKFNDEIFISKEKIAEIYYSFNENYNLRNRLSATKERLIKILNRRVKAEMKKPWVEEAVQDLGREQIEAVQRTHPDEFENADKEFNFLAKHIVIGAFKKVRKQIVHARFLRINNQFVHMLRNIPNLVNLEEYDLTKDAWEASVDKSIAQMKSGNISISDVSAYLYLFDKVSGKRAKTDIRYLFIDEVQDYTAFQMAFLKFTFPRARFTLLGDLNQAIFTHENSHKLLEELGTMFDPEKTNVVQLTKSYRSTEQITDFTKYLLGDGVEIESFAREGDKPMINFVDNHSEALQQLNDKINADQQKHDTTAIIVKTLGDAESLSEQLDQMDAKNTLIRTENQRLATGTLIIPSYLAKGLEFDSVVMWDATAEQYGDEADRQLVYTICTRAMHELTIIAEKTLSPIFDSVPAQFYDLQ; encoded by the coding sequence ATGACTGACTCAATTAGAGAATATGAAACCAAACATTTAAAAAATGTTTTGGGCAAAATCGGTGTAGCCAAGACAGAAGCTGCACAAAAAATTAACCGTGCTGAAAAAGATGAAAGTGCAATTAACAAAAATTTTTACAATGATGTCCGTTTAAAAACTAATACTTATAGTGGAATGATGGAAACATCAGTTTCAATTCGTCAACAGCAACAAATGCTAGAAGAACGTGAAAATAGCTGGAAACACGCAACTAAAGAATATGATAAATTAAATAAAATGCAAGCACGTCCATACTTTGCACGTCTGGACTTTGAAGAAGCAGGCGAAGGTCAACCTGAAACAATCTATATTGGTCTAGGTTCTTTTGCCGATACACCTGATCATTATTTAATCTATGATTGGCGTGCACCAATTTCTAGTATTTATTATGATAGTAAAATTGGTAAATTAACTTACAATACTCCAATGGGAACACAAACAGTTAATGTAACTTTAAAACGTCAATTTCAAATTAAAGATGGTGAAATTGATACCATCTTTGATACTGATCAAGTCGTTGGCGATCAAATGTTGTTAGATAACTTAAATGGTAAATCTAGCACTAAGATGAAGAGTATTGTTACCACCATTCAATCTGAACAAAATAAGATTATCCGTGATACTGATTCAGACTTATTATTTGTGCAAGGTGCTGCTGGTTCTGGTAAAACAGCTGCTGTTTTACAAAGAATTGCGTTCTTACTATATCAATACCGTGGGAAATTACATTCTGGGCAAGTAATCTTGTTCTCACCTAACCAATTATTTAATGATTATGTTAATCAAGTTTTGCCTGAATTGGGTGAACAAAACATGGTTCAAATGACTTATTACCAATACAGTAGTTTACGAGTACCACATATGAATGTTGAAACTTTGTCAGAACGTTTTGAAGAGGATAACTCCGAAGATGGTCAAATTCGCAAAATTAATAATCTTAAAAATAGTTTAGATTATTTCAAGGCGGCGACCGCATATGCTAACCATTTGAATACTGAAGATATGAAGTTTAAAAACTTGAAGTTCAATGATGAAATTTTTATTTCAAAAGAAAAAATTGCTGAAATATACTATAGCTTCAATGAAAACTACAATTTAAGAAATCGTTTATCTGCAACAAAAGAACGTTTGATTAAAATTTTAAATCGTCGTGTTAAAGCAGAAATGAAGAAACCATGGGTTGAAGAAGCAGTTCAAGATTTGGGCCGTGAACAAATTGAAGCAGTGCAAAGAACCCATCCGGATGAATTTGAAAACGCAGATAAAGAATTTAATTTCTTAGCTAAACACATTGTAATTGGTGCTTTTAAGAAAGTTCGTAAACAAATTGTGCATGCTCGTTTCTTAAGAATTAATAATCAATTCGTTCACATGTTAAGAAATATTCCTAATCTAGTTAATTTAGAAGAATATGATTTAACGAAAGACGCCTGGGAAGCTAGTGTTGATAAATCAATTGCACAAATGAAATCCGGGAACATCTCAATTTCTGATGTGTCAGCTTATCTATATTTATTCGATAAAGTATCTGGTAAACGTGCAAAAACTGATATTAGATATTTATTCATTGATGAAGTGCAAGATTACACGGCTTTCCAAATGGCATTCTTAAAATTCACTTTCCCTCGTGCTCGTTTTACTTTACTAGGAGATTTGAATCAAGCAATCTTTACCCATGAAAATAGTCACAAATTATTGGAAGAACTGGGCACAATGTTTGATCCAGAAAAGACCAATGTAGTTCAGTTAACTAAGTCATACCGTTCAACTGAACAAATTACTGATTTTACCAAGTATTTATTGGGCGATGGTGTTGAAATTGAATCATTTGCGCGTGAAGGCGATAAACCAATGATTAATTTTGTCGATAATCATAGTGAAGCATTACAACAATTAAATGATAAAATTAATGCCGATCAGCAAAAACATGATACGACAGCGATAATTGTTAAAACTTTAGGTGATGCTGAATCATTATCCGAACAATTAGACCAAATGGACGCAAAAAATACGCTTATTAGAACTGAAAATCAACGTTTGGCTACTGGTACCCTCATTATTCCTTCATACCTTGCCAAAGGGCTAGAATTTGATTCTGTAGTGATGTGGGATGCTACTGCTGAACAATATGGTGATGAAGCAGACCGTCAATTAGTTTATACAATTTGTACAAGAGCAATGCATGAATTAACCATCATTGCTGAAAAGACATTGTCACCAATTTTCGATAGTGTGCCTGCACAATTTTATGATTTACAATAA
- a CDS encoding ABC transporter permease codes for MADKAKELPKDAFEPLSDGSHLDNEKIAAPSLTFLRDSWRRLKKNKAAMVSLVILIILFVVAFGSALVPSMSNITTNPNLNNLPPRIPGIDIPGFNGTLVQGGQRVNAYTGAAANHYFWLGSDYLGRDLLARTLYGTRISLIIAVVATFFDLTIGVAYGIISGWKGGKIDTFMQRVIEIMLSIPNLIVMVLLLLILKPGIPAIIIAIAFTSWINMARLVRAQTLELKNQEFVLAARSLGESPWKISFKHLLPNLTSVIIINTMFTIPNAIFFEAFLSFIGIGVPAPAASLGTLISNGQKSFQFLPYQMWVPAVVLSLLMIAFNILGDGLRDAFDPKSRE; via the coding sequence ATGGCAGATAAAGCAAAAGAATTACCAAAAGATGCTTTTGAACCACTATCAGATGGTTCACATCTAGATAATGAAAAAATTGCCGCTCCGTCATTAACTTTCTTACGAGATTCTTGGCGTCGACTAAAGAAAAACAAAGCTGCAATGGTTTCATTAGTTATTTTGATTATATTGTTTGTTGTTGCATTTGGTTCTGCTTTAGTACCTTCAATGAGCAATATTACTACTAATCCAAACTTAAATAACTTACCACCAAGAATTCCAGGAATTGATATTCCTGGTTTTAACGGAACTTTAGTTCAAGGTGGTCAAAGAGTGAATGCTTATACTGGTGCTGCTGCTAACCATTACTTTTGGTTAGGTAGTGATTACTTAGGTCGTGATTTATTGGCTAGAACCCTTTACGGAACTAGAATTTCACTAATCATTGCCGTTGTCGCAACATTCTTTGATTTAACAATTGGAGTTGCCTACGGAATTATTTCCGGTTGGAAAGGTGGCAAGATTGATACATTCATGCAACGTGTAATTGAAATCATGCTATCAATTCCTAACTTAATTGTTATGGTTTTACTACTATTAATCTTAAAACCAGGGATTCCTGCAATTATTATTGCAATTGCATTTACTAGTTGGATTAATATGGCGCGTTTAGTTCGTGCTCAAACTCTTGAATTAAAGAATCAAGAATTCGTATTGGCAGCTAGATCTTTAGGTGAAAGTCCATGGAAGATTTCATTTAAACATCTACTACCTAACTTAACTAGTGTTATTATCATCAACACTATGTTTACAATTCCTAATGCTATCTTCTTCGAAGCATTCCTATCATTTATCGGAATTGGAGTTCCAGCTCCAGCTGCTTCATTAGGTACTTTAATTAGTAACGGTCAAAAATCATTCCAATTCTTACCTTACCAAATGTGGGTTCCTGCAGTTGTTCTATCATTATTAATGATTGCATTTAACATTTTAGGTGATGGATTACGTGATGCATTTGATCCAAAATCAAGAGAGTAG
- a CDS encoding histidine phosphatase family protein, producing MINIYLVRHGQTYLNKYFRIQGLSNAPLTVKGVADAVDAGKRLSGIKFDHAYSSDMPRAYDTGKYILQQNPSDIKEPTMDTAFREENFGYFEGNDSEQAWHQIGGPKGMGSYGEMIDKLGMGGTADLIAEADPYGDAETDDDIRARFMPGLKKAIQNAKDGENVLIAAHGTIIRWAISQFADSSIDVSESILNGSVSKLTAEPDGTNIKVEYYNRKDENV from the coding sequence ATGATTAATATTTATCTAGTACGTCATGGACAAACTTATTTAAACAAATATTTCCGTATTCAAGGTTTATCAAATGCACCTTTAACCGTTAAGGGTGTAGCTGATGCTGTTGATGCTGGAAAAAGACTAAGTGGAATTAAGTTTGATCACGCCTACTCAAGTGATATGCCACGTGCATATGATACTGGTAAATATATTTTGCAACAAAACCCTTCAGACATTAAAGAACCAACTATGGATACTGCTTTCCGTGAAGAAAACTTTGGTTACTTTGAAGGAAACGATAGCGAACAAGCTTGGCACCAAATTGGTGGCCCTAAAGGTATGGGAAGCTATGGCGAAATGATTGATAAGTTAGGTATGGGTGGTACTGCTGATTTAATCGCAGAAGCTGATCCATATGGCGATGCTGAAACTGACGATGACATTCGCGCTCGCTTTATGCCTGGACTTAAAAAAGCCATTCAAAATGCTAAAGATGGTGAAAATGTATTAATTGCTGCACATGGTACTATTATCAGATGGGCAATTTCTCAATTTGCTGACAGCAGTATTGATGTTTCAGAATCCATTTTAAATGGTAGTGTTTCAAAATTAACTGCAGAACCAGATGGCACTAACATTAAAGTTGAATATTATAACCGTAAAGATGAAAATGTATAA
- the coaA gene encoding type I pantothenate kinase encodes MANPINYYTFKKDEWKNFYHTKSVPLTKESLKQIKAFNDQISLQDVKDVYIPIVHLLDLCTQNFNEWQKTKTQFLDKENRKVPFIIGISGSVAVGKSTTARLLEVLLSHFFPEKKVQLITTDGFLYNTKELERRGIMQQKGFPESYDMKALINFLNEVKSGQHNVKAPVYSHEVYDIIPNRYDIIDRPDILIIEGINTLQLPSNQQIYVSDFTDFSIYIDAADDLIEKWYLDRFKKLMDTAFQNPSNHYYELAHSNRDKAVQMAKDVWQSINLPNLKENIKPTRTRADLIIHKGEEHRIDNILLRKY; translated from the coding sequence TTGGCAAATCCAATTAACTATTACACATTTAAAAAAGATGAATGGAAAAACTTTTATCATACTAAATCAGTGCCATTAACTAAAGAAAGTTTAAAACAAATTAAAGCTTTTAATGACCAAATTTCATTACAAGATGTTAAAGATGTTTATATTCCAATTGTTCATTTATTAGATTTATGTACGCAAAATTTTAATGAATGGCAAAAAACTAAAACCCAATTTTTAGACAAAGAAAATCGTAAAGTACCATTTATTATCGGAATTTCTGGAAGTGTAGCGGTTGGTAAATCAACGACTGCTCGTTTATTGGAAGTTTTACTAAGTCACTTTTTCCCTGAAAAGAAAGTACAATTAATTACGACCGATGGATTTTTGTATAATACTAAAGAATTAGAACGTCGTGGGATTATGCAACAAAAGGGCTTTCCAGAAAGCTATGACATGAAGGCCTTAATTAACTTTTTAAATGAAGTTAAATCTGGTCAACATAATGTGAAAGCACCAGTTTATTCACATGAAGTCTACGATATTATTCCTAATCGTTATGATATTATTGACCGTCCTGACATTCTAATTATTGAAGGAATTAATACGCTTCAATTACCAAGTAATCAACAAATTTATGTAAGTGATTTTACTGACTTCTCCATTTATATTGATGCAGCTGATGATTTAATTGAAAAATGGTATCTAGATCGTTTTAAAAAATTAATGGATACCGCCTTTCAAAATCCTTCTAACCATTATTATGAATTAGCACATTCCAATCGTGATAAAGCAGTGCAAATGGCGAAAGATGTCTGGCAATCAATTAATTTACCAAACTTGAAGGAAAATATTAAACCTACTAGAACCAGAGCAGATTTAATTATTCATAAAGGTGAAGAACACCGGATTGACAATATTTTGTTAAGAAAATATTAG
- a CDS encoding peptide ABC transporter substrate-binding protein, whose protein sequence is MKLKSVVKLGAVGAASAILLAACGNNSGKESTSKLVNWQQSANLTTLDASKATDNTAFGTLNNSNEGLLMSGENNTVKPGVAESYNVSKDGKTYTFNLRHSKWSNGKPVTAKDFVYGWQRTVNPKTASQYSYLFDHVQNATEIGKNKAPLSSLGVKADGDYKLVVNLTKPQTYFKYLVAMAPFYPQNESIVNKYGSSYGTNSNNMIYNGPFKVTGWTGTNDSWKLVKNNDYWNAKNIKFDGVKFNVQKDPNTALNQYQTGSLDVDTLSGKQQVNEFKNSKELNSQKAATTFFIEMNEKSNPAFKNTNIRRAISMAIDRNQLTQDVLGDGSTPAVGYVAPGMSKRNGKDFTEAAGTKTGVSYNLAEAKKLWAKGLKETGKKSLNVSLLSDDTAAGKSTTEFLQTALQKLPNLKVTSQNIPFKSRLSRSQNGQFDMVITAWGADFPDPISFLSLFTSGGSYNNGDWSNKEYDALVNNAENADANNASKRWDDLVNAEKILMSDQGIIPIYHQVVPRVIKPRVHGIQFFPTGSPYNLRDITLSNK, encoded by the coding sequence ATGAAATTAAAGTCTGTTGTTAAGTTAGGTGCCGTTGGTGCGGCATCTGCGATTCTATTAGCCGCTTGTGGTAATAATAGTGGTAAAGAATCAACTAGTAAGTTGGTTAATTGGCAACAATCTGCTAACTTAACTACTTTGGATGCATCAAAGGCAACTGATAATACTGCTTTTGGGACATTAAATAATAGTAATGAAGGTCTATTAATGTCAGGTGAAAACAATACTGTTAAGCCTGGTGTTGCTGAAAGTTACAATGTTTCTAAAGATGGTAAGACTTATACATTTAATTTGAGACATTCTAAATGGAGTAATGGTAAACCAGTTACTGCCAAAGACTTCGTTTATGGTTGGCAACGTACAGTTAATCCAAAGACTGCTTCTCAATATTCATACCTATTCGATCACGTTCAAAATGCGACCGAAATTGGTAAAAATAAAGCACCACTTTCTTCACTTGGTGTTAAAGCTGATGGTGATTATAAGTTAGTTGTAAATCTAACTAAACCACAAACATACTTCAAATACTTAGTTGCAATGGCTCCATTCTATCCACAAAATGAATCAATTGTTAACAAATATGGTAGTTCTTATGGAACTAACAGTAATAATATGATTTACAACGGTCCATTTAAAGTTACTGGTTGGACTGGTACTAATGATAGTTGGAAACTTGTTAAGAACAATGATTACTGGAACGCTAAAAACATTAAATTTGATGGTGTTAAATTCAACGTTCAAAAAGATCCAAATACTGCTTTGAACCAATATCAAACTGGTTCATTGGATGTCGATACACTTTCTGGTAAACAACAAGTTAATGAATTTAAGAATAGTAAAGAATTGAACAGTCAAAAAGCTGCTACTACTTTCTTTATTGAAATGAATGAAAAATCTAATCCAGCATTCAAGAATACTAATATTAGGAGAGCCATTTCCATGGCTATTGACCGTAATCAATTGACTCAAGATGTTTTAGGTGACGGATCAACTCCAGCTGTCGGATATGTTGCTCCTGGTATGTCAAAACGTAACGGTAAAGACTTTACTGAAGCTGCTGGAACTAAGACTGGTGTAAGTTACAACTTAGCAGAAGCTAAAAAGTTATGGGCTAAAGGTCTAAAAGAAACTGGTAAAAAGTCTTTAAACGTATCATTATTGTCTGACGATACTGCTGCTGGTAAGAGTACAACTGAATTCTTACAAACCGCATTACAAAAACTTCCTAATTTGAAAGTTACTTCTCAAAACATTCCATTCAAGTCAAGATTAAGTCGTTCACAAAATGGCCAATTTGACATGGTTATAACTGCTTGGGGTGCTGACTTCCCTGATCCAATTTCATTCTTGTCACTATTCACTTCTGGTGGTTCATACAACAATGGTGATTGGAGCAACAAGGAATACGATGCTTTAGTAAACAATGCTGAAAATGCTGATGCTAATAATGCAAGCAAACGTTGGGATGATTTAGTAAACGCTGAAAAGATTTTGATGTCGGATCAAGGAATTATTCCTATCTACCATCAAGTAGTTCCAAGAGTTATTAAACCAAGAGTTCACGGAATTCAATTCTTCCCAACAGGTTCACCATATAACCTTAGAGATATTACTTTATCAAATAAATAG
- a CDS encoding ABC transporter ATP-binding protein — MENKDDILEVRNLKINFKTYAGTVQAIRDISFDLKKGETLAIVGESGSGKSVTTRSIMGLNAPNAEIAGGSIKFKDEEILDKNEKQLSKIRGKSIAEIFQDPMTSLDPTMKVGKQIAEPLRVHQGMSKDKAMKKALEMMKLVGITHAKERINDYPYQFSGGMRQRIVIAIALVNYPQVLIADEPTTALDVTIQSKILNLMKELQTKINTSIIFITHDLGVVAGMADRVAVMYAGKIVEYGKVDEIFYNAKHPYTWGLLGSMPTLDTDAEVLPSIPGTPPDLLEPPVGDAFAARNKYALKADTIQQPPFFKVSNTHYAATWLLDERAPKVTPPADITKRQEYFKKTRNK; from the coding sequence ATGGAAAACAAAGACGATATCTTAGAAGTTAGAAATTTAAAAATTAATTTCAAAACTTATGCAGGTACAGTTCAAGCCATTCGTGATATTAGTTTTGATTTGAAGAAAGGTGAAACCCTAGCAATTGTGGGTGAATCTGGTTCTGGTAAATCAGTTACTACTCGAAGCATTATGGGATTGAATGCACCTAACGCTGAAATTGCTGGCGGTAGCATTAAGTTTAAAGATGAAGAAATTTTAGACAAAAATGAAAAACAATTAAGTAAAATTCGTGGTAAAAGTATTGCTGAAATTTTCCAAGATCCAATGACTTCATTGGATCCAACCATGAAAGTTGGAAAACAAATTGCTGAACCATTGCGTGTTCATCAAGGAATGAGCAAAGATAAAGCCATGAAAAAAGCTTTAGAAATGATGAAATTAGTGGGTATAACACATGCGAAAGAACGTATTAATGATTATCCATACCAATTCTCAGGTGGGATGCGTCAAAGAATTGTGATTGCAATTGCTTTGGTTAACTATCCTCAAGTTCTAATTGCTGATGAACCAACAACAGCTTTGGATGTTACAATTCAATCCAAAATTCTTAATTTGATGAAAGAATTACAAACTAAGATTAATACTTCAATTATCTTTATCACCCATGATTTAGGAGTTGTTGCTGGTATGGCTGACCGTGTAGCGGTTATGTATGCTGGTAAGATTGTTGAATATGGAAAAGTTGATGAAATTTTCTACAATGCTAAACATCCATATACATGGGGACTATTAGGTTCAATGCCTACCCTTGATACTGATGCTGAAGTATTACCATCAATTCCAGGAACACCTCCTGATTTGTTGGAACCTCCAGTTGGTGACGCTTTCGCTGCTAGAAATAAGTATGCATTAAAAGCTGATACAATACAGCAACCACCATTTTTTAAAGTTTCAAATACTCATTATGCTGCAACTTGGTTGTTAGATGAAAGAGCACCTAAGGTGACTCCACCAGCTGACATTACCAAGCGTCAAGAATACTTTAAAAAAACACGTAATAAATAA
- the opp3b gene encoding oligopeptide ABC transporter permease — MVRYLARRIFYLILTLFIVTTVTFFLMKIMPGTPLTNEAKLSPSERNIVLQQYGLNKPVWQQYISYIVNAVHGNFGTSFQFSDQPVSYLISSRIGPSLLLGLQAIILGVFGGIVFGSIGAIKKGTWVDTTTTIISILGISIPSFVLSILLQYFVALKWGMLPIAGWSGFAYTILPTLALAALPFAESARFVRTEMVDVLSDDYIELARAKGLSKFGIIYHHALRNSLIPLVTIVGPLAVNIMTGSLVVENIFAIPGIGEQFVNSIVTNDYPTIMGLTILYCFMLCVVLLITDIVYGLIDPRIRITGKKG; from the coding sequence ATGGTAAGATATCTGGCAAGACGAATATTTTATTTGATCTTGACATTATTTATTGTAACGACAGTTACATTCTTCCTTATGAAGATAATGCCAGGAACACCATTAACTAATGAAGCGAAGTTATCACCTTCAGAAAGAAATATTGTTTTACAGCAATATGGTTTGAATAAACCGGTTTGGCAACAATATATTAGTTATATTGTTAATGCTGTTCATGGTAATTTTGGAACTTCTTTCCAATTTAGTGATCAACCAGTTTCTTACCTAATTTCTAGCAGAATTGGACCATCATTATTACTAGGATTGCAAGCAATTATTCTTGGTGTCTTCGGTGGAATTGTTTTTGGTTCAATTGGAGCTATTAAAAAGGGAACATGGGTTGATACGACAACAACCATTATTTCAATTTTAGGAATTTCAATTCCTTCATTTGTTCTTTCAATTTTATTGCAATATTTCGTTGCATTAAAATGGGGAATGTTACCAATTGCTGGTTGGAGTGGATTTGCTTATACGATCTTACCAACGCTGGCGTTGGCCGCTTTGCCATTTGCTGAATCAGCTCGTTTCGTTAGAACTGAAATGGTTGATGTATTAAGTGACGATTACATTGAATTAGCTCGTGCTAAAGGGCTAAGTAAATTTGGAATTATCTACCATCATGCTTTAAGAAATAGTTTGATTCCATTGGTAACAATTGTTGGACCATTAGCCGTTAATATTATGACCGGTTCACTAGTTGTTGAAAATATTTTTGCTATTCCTGGTATCGGTGAACAATTCGTTAACTCAATTGTAACTAATGATTACCCAACCATTATGGGACTAACAATTTTGTATTGCTTCATGTTATGTGTTGTTTTATTAATTACAGATATTGTTTACGGATTAATCGATCCAAGAATCAGAATTACAGGAAAGAAGGGTTAA